Within the Plasmodium coatneyi strain Hackeri chromosome 6, complete sequence genome, the region GttgtataaaatgtgcttatttttctatatacatGCTTGTAGAATGTGGATGCAAATTGTGCATGTAAAATATTGTAGATGTACAAATTCTCTTTGCATAGaactttttttgcacaaaattcTTTGcatgtacaaaattttggatgtacaaatttttttgcatgtacaAATTTTCTTTGCGTAGAACTTTTTctgtatataaaatttttctgtatgtaaaaattttttacttttttcttacttctaATTAatgatgtacatatattgctTAATTCTTTAGGGAGCGATAACACATTATACACGTTTACGAATTTATTATGCAGAATTGAGGAGTGTGGAAATAGTAACAAATGTGCTacaataacaaaaaaatagaacataaGGGGAAATGAATGGATGTAaacattctttttccctcatATCTTTGCTcccttcatttatttattccattATTGTTGGTTTATGGCTTAGTGGCTCCCCTCCCTCCCCTTgagtattattatattattatttaccttATTCAATTATTGTACCAATAGGggtacacaattttttctctctcagATAAAAATTTCTGCTTAGGTTACTTAATTCATGCTtgattgttattattttaaaaggatgggggagggaaggagtGGTGGTTGTTcatttagaaaaatattgttaacATGTACCATATAACTAATGTGCAAAAtatacttcccctttttcttttttttttttcatttataagtgttcagtaaaaagaaattattcctatttctccctttttttgataAATACACTagaatttatttatatataggaaaTAAACATTATGTACTATTTGAGCTAACCTTCACTCCCCTTTTCCTcagtatatattttactccCCTATGTGGGGAGCACATATTTACCGTATTATTACAATTCATGGAGctatttattataatataacattgtgaataataaataaatgaatgcgAATGCACGTTCCCATACGTGCATATTCCGATGgaactttatataaagtgcAAGTTCTTGAATGGTATTATAACGAACACATATGAGGTAAATATgtagaagggaaggaaagggttagGTGTTACAAGTGTTCCGTTACGTGGAGTTCTACCTGGTACTCCATTTTTATAGGTTTACAATGTCAGatcattatatattccttcttagaTCTTcgaataataaatatgataCTCCATAGTCAAGTATATGACCGTGTGGGGAACAATCACTTCCGAACACTCCTTTCTTGGGAGGTGGTTGTAGTAGGGGGGAACATCCCCTTCCTCCCTGGGGTGTGGaaccctcccttttttggggtGTGTGGAAACCTCCGCCCCCTTATATAAGGTTGTAAGAACCTCCTAGGTGGTTGTGTGGGAACATCatcccccttccccccccttttaggaAGATTGTGTGGGGGGGGGAACATCACATTCAACGGTCCATACGACCATAACcaatattccttcttctttgttcGTTTCTATTATATGCCCTTCCTCTTGTGGGTGATCGTGGTGGCCCACCACCATTATAGTTGGTAGAAGTTTCTATAGAACCTATTGTTGATGAAGTGTCCGCTGTTGTTGAACCGTATGTTGAGCTGTCCTCGGTAAGCGTATCAAAGGCACTTCTAATTGctgctcttcttcctcctttattgCTACTGTTGCTATTCCCAaattggttaccaaaccaagaagataGGGGCGTAtactaataataaaaaaaatgagaagtgtgcacatgtattatatatatatatatatgtacacatatatatatagtggtaattataattgttgtaattacttactttgtaaagaaggaaggtgacAGCTGCTGGTAGGCCTATTCCGGCCACTGCAGAAGATACGATTGGAGCGACAGGggtgttgctgctgctgggAGCAGCAGCACCTCCCTCCTGTAGTGATGATGAATGAAGTGCTGGAGCTTCCTGTGGTGATGATGCAGCAACTGCTGAATGTTGTGAAGAAACTGCTGAAGACAGTTGTTTCAAACAACTATCCAGATTTGCTTCGTCCCCTTCGTCGTCCGATGATGGTGGAGGGTCCCCCCCTCCCGTAGCTTTATCTTTCAATTTTGATGGTTCTGTAATATTGTTGCTACCAGCACCCtccttgaattttttcctaaatttgTTACAGAAGTCATCATTAATGCGGTCTTTCCCCCCACAATTTGCACTTACTTGTCCATAAACGGCCTCAGCTGCACTAAGGTAGCTGTCAAATTGGGTATTACAGGAGTCGCCGTCCCCCTGCAGCTGCTTCCATATCGTTTTATAATTATGCcaataatcgaatattatttttcttttagggAAAAGGTTATGGGTAACAGTGGTGTCCATAGGTATATATTCACATTGAACATTGGAGTCTTTTAACTTAGTGTAGATTTGTGGCATAATATCCTGAAGTGTAGTTCCCCATCCACTCAAATTGTTAGATAAtttatcccctaaccaataataaaagtaatCACATATTGTTGAACATGGTGgtgatttttccttcttctctgtATTCATTCTAGATATGGTACACCAAGCTTTGGTAATTCTTTGTGCATAACTTTCGTCACCACTTAcccattcatttttcaatttaCCTTTCAAAATGTTTTCTATTTCTGTTGTCTTAGAACTGCTCTTCGCACATCCATTTTTGCCATTATTGAACgtactatatatttttctagaGGGTAATTGATCCACACTACAGTGATTCTGGTTCTCCTATGAATAAAGATAGGCAGAACgtatgtataaatgtgtatttcttacttttttctcaatttatTGTGTTATGCATAAAACACTACATACTAAATATGCAGTTGTTCATGctgtgaaggaaagaaggagggaagagaagaatGAACCT harbors:
- a CDS encoding KIR protein, encoding MAKPIKENQNHCSVDQLPSRKIYSTFNNGKNGCAKSSSKTTEIENILKGKLKNEWVSGDESYAQRITKAWCTISRMNTEKKEKSPPCSTICDYFYYWLGDKLSNNLSGWGTTLQDIMPQIYTKLKDSNVQCEYIPMDTTVTHNLFPKRKIIFDYWHNYKTIWKQLQGDGDSCNTQFDSYLSAAEAVYGQVSANCGGKDRINDDFCNKFRKKFKEGAGSNNITEPSKLKDKATGGGDPPPSSDDEGDEANLDSCLKQLSSAVSSQHSAVAASSPQEAPALHSSSLQEGGAAAPSSSNTPVAPIVSSAVAGIGLPAAVTFLLYKLNIRFNNSGHFINNRFYRNFYQL